Proteins encoded within one genomic window of Theobroma cacao cultivar B97-61/B2 chromosome 7, Criollo_cocoa_genome_V2, whole genome shotgun sequence:
- the LOC108662775 gene encoding LRR receptor-like serine/threonine-protein kinase EFR: MGKIPFILAFMLSVLSSSFMATLFVESAPNITTDQSALFALKTHLTRDPQNLLETNWTMATSVCNWIGVTCGSRHRRVTALNLSGMYLAATIPPHLGNLSFLALLDIAHNKFHGSIPFELCNLHRLKYLNFCNNSFSGEIPSWLGSFPQLESLRLGINNFYATIPPHLGNLSSLALLDIAYNKFHGSIPFELCNLHRLKYLYFLNNSFSGEIPSWFGSFSQLELLRLDGNNFSGVIPSSLGNLSKLEALSLYGNNLKGKIPITVGNLSNLEWLFLNHNQLSGSMPYSIFNISSLHVEC, from the exons ATGGGAAAAATTCCCTTCATCCTCGCTTTTATGCTTTCGGTGCTGTCAAGTAGTTTCATGGCTACTTTGTTTGTGGAATCAGCGCCCAACATCACCACTGACCAATCGGCTCTGTTTGCCTTGAAAACCCATCTTACTCGTGACCCTCAAAACCTTTTGGAAACCAACTGGACCATGGCTACTTCTGTTTGCAATTGGATTGGTGTCACCTGCGGATCCAGACATCGCAGAGTCACTGCTCTGAATTTATCTGGAATGTATCTCGCTGCAACCATCCCACCTCACTTGGGAAATCTGTCTTTCCTAGCTTTGCTCGACATTGCCCATAATAAGTTTCATGGCTCAATACCCTTTGAGCTATGTAACTTGCACCGGCTGAAATATTTGAACTTCTGTAACAATAGCTTCAGTGGGGAAATCCCATCATGGCTTGGTTCCTTCCCTCAACTTGAAAGCTTGCGTTTGGGCATTAACAACTTCTATG CCACCATCCCACCTCACTTGGGAAATCTATCTTCCCTTGCTTTGCTCGACATTGCCTATAATAAGTTTCATGGCTCAATACCCTTTGAGCTATGTAACTTGCACCGGCtgaaatatttgtattttcttAACAACAGTTTTAGTGGGGAAATTCCATCATGGTTTGGTTCATTCTCTCAACTTGAACTCTTGCGTTTGGATGGTAACAACTTCTCTGGTGTTATCCCATCTTCTCTGGGCAATTTGTCAAAACTAGAGGCATTGAGCTTGTATGGCAATAATTTGAAAGGGAAGATCCCAATCACAGTTGGAAATCTTTCAAACTTGGAGtggttatttttaaatcataatcaGCTTTCAGGTAGCATGCCTTACTCAATCTTCAATATATCTTCATTGCATGTAGAATGTTGA
- the LOC18594531 gene encoding receptor-like protein 12: protein MDLATTIPPHLGNLSFLALLDIGYNKFHGPIPFELCNLRRLKYMFFHNNSFSGEIPSWFGSFSQLELLRLDGNNFSGVIPSSLGNLSKLEKLSLSSNNLKGKIPITVGNLSNLEVLFLNDNQLSGHLPLEIFDHLSKLQALNLTWNQISGSVPSSLFNLSSLQFISLGFNKFACHLSSDMFDYLPNLQYLDLHRNQLEGTVPLEIGNLTSLHYLDIGGNKFVGKLKD, encoded by the exons ATGGATCTTGCAACCACCATCCCACCTCACTTGGGAAATCTATCTTTCCTTGCTTTGCTCGACATTGGCTATAATAAGTTTCATGGCCCAATACCCTTTGAGCTATGTAACTTGCGCCGGCTGAAATATATGTTCTTTCATAACAACAGTTTTAGTGGGGAAATTCCATCATGGTTTGGTTCCTTCTCTCAACTTGAACTCTTGCGTTTGGATGGTAACAACTTCTCCGGTGTTATCCCATCTTCTCTGGGCAATTTGTCAAAACTAGAGAAATTGAGCTTGTCTAGCAATAATTTGAAAGGGAAGATCCCAATCACAGTTGGAAATCTTTCAAACTTGGAGGTGCtatttttaaatgataatcAGCTTTCAG GTCATCTCCCATTGGAAATATTTGATCACCTTTCAAAATTACAAGCACTAAATTTGACCTGGAATCAGATTTCTG GTTCCGTTCCTTCCTCACTCTTCAACCTCTCTTCATTGCAATTCATTTCACTCGGATTCAACAAGTTCGCTTGTCATCTCTCATCGGATATGTTTGATTATCTTCCTAATTTACAATATCTTGATTTGCATCGGAATCAATTGGAGGGGACTGTACCTTTAGAAATTGGGAATTTGACTTCGCTCCACTATTTGGATATTGGCGGTAACAAATTTGTAGGTAAGCTAAAAGATTAG